The genomic stretch TTACTCTCCAAAGGCGCTTCTAACTCCGACATTGTTAACCTCGTCAGTAAGAACCCTAGAGTCTTGTCTCCTAGCTTGAAGAGTCATATAGTCCCAACCTATGAATTGGTTTACAGATTCTTGCAATCTGACAAGGACACTCTTGCTTGTGTCTTTCACAATCCAAGTTTACTTATTGAACATATTTTTTCATATAATATTAGAATGTTGATTGAGAATCGAGTGTCTGACTCAAATATTGCAAGATTGCTTCGCGTCCGGAGTCGTACATTGTCAACACTTAACCTGGAGAAGTTATTGGAGGAATTACAGGGTTTGGGATTTgatctttcaaaaataaaattcagCATAGCTTTGATTGCGAAAACATCGGTAACCAAAACCAGGTGGAAGGAGAAAGTTGATACCTTTAAGAAATGGGGTTGGTCTGATGAAGACGTCGCTGAAGCATTTAAGAAGCAACCTTATTGTATGTTAACATCCATTGATAAGATTAATTTAGTGATGAATTTTTGGGTCAATCAGCTGGGTTGGGATGCTATGGCTATTGCAAAATCGCCAGGTATTTTATTGTTAAGTTTGGAAAAAAGGATCATTCCGAGGGCCATAGTTGTGCAATTTCTTCTCGATAAAGGTTTGAGAAATATGAGTGCATGCTTAACTAGTCCATTTTTTGTGCACGAGAAGATGTTTCTTAGTAAGTTTATAAAATGTTTTGAGAATGAGTCTTCTTATCTACTAGAGTTGTATGAGAAAAAACTCAATCTTGCATACACCTCGGACACAACTTGTATGTCGTGATTATATTTTAAGGTATGTTAGTCTTGTTCcatatttgatttgaaatttgtTTGGTAAAGACTTTGATTGGATCAAGTTTAGCTTTGCTTAATTTGACAATTGTTGACTTTGTTTTGACTGATATTTCTTCAAAATAATCTTGTTTATATACAACACAATTTCCTTTATTGcgttttctgcataatcgcgctTCTGCTATTGCATTTGTTTCTGTATCACTCATTTCTACAcaattttattatgtttgttaTTCGGCAATACTGGTTAAATACTATTTATGCATTATCGTGTTCTGCTTGTTACGTTTCTGGTTTT from Vicia villosa cultivar HV-30 ecotype Madison, WI linkage group LG4, Vvil1.0, whole genome shotgun sequence encodes the following:
- the LOC131595188 gene encoding uncharacterized protein LOC131595188, translating into MFNFNRTLIYLKTVTPLSPNPNPLFHPYPSLFSLHFCTNTSDSISFAVSYLIHNFGFSPQPASKLCSNYRLQFNTSQNPDSVLTFFRNHNFSHSQLRHIVEKATWLLSCNPSKRVLPKFQFLLSKGASNSDIVNLVSKNPRVLSPSLKSHIVPTYELVYRFLQSDKDTLACVFHNPSLLIEHIFSYNIRMLIENRVSDSNIARLLRVRSRTLSTLNLEKLLEELQGLGFDLSKIKFSIALIAKTSVTKTRWKEKVDTFKKWGWSDEDVAEAFKKQPYCMLTSIDKINLVMNFWVNQLGWDAMAIAKSPGILLLSLEKRIIPRAIVVQFLLDKGLRNMSACLTSPFFVHEKMFLSKFIKCFENESSYLLELYEKKLNLAYTSDTTCMS